The genomic window CCAGGTTCGGCCGGGTCACCGCCCGCCAGTGGGTGTAGTAGCGGCGCCAGGTGCCGGGCGCGTCCTCCGCCCTCTCCGGCGTCACGAAGCGCGGGAACAGGGTGCGGCCCGCTTTCGCCAGCGCGGCGACGTTGGGGACGACGCCCATCAGCGCCGGGGTCGACCACACCGTGTCCTCGGCGAACAGGCGCTGCAGGTCGATGGCGATGTGGACGGTGTTTGGCGACAGCGGCCCGAAGCGCAGCACTCAGTCCTCCAGCGCGATGGTGTGGGCGGCGGACCAGCCCAGGGTGACGGCGGAACCGGGGGCGGGCGCGGCGGCATCTTGCGACCGGTTCTGGGCGAAGACCTTCAGCTCCCGCCCGTCCGGCCCTGCCAGCAGGTAGGTGGAGACCGCGCCGGCGTAGATCACCTCGCGCAGCGTCGCCGGGATCGCGTTCTCGAAGGTGGTGTTCGGGGCCAGGATCTGCATCTTCTCCGGCCGCACCGCCAGGGTGACCTTGGACCCGGCCGCCGGCAGCTGGCCGGCGACCCGAATTGTGCCGCCCTGCACCTCGACGCTGCCCGCCGTCACCGTGCCCTCGAGGAAATTGGCGTCGCCGAGGAACCCGGCGGCGAAGCGGGTGCGCGGCCGCTCGTAGATCTCGCCCGGCGCGCCGTCCTGCACGATCCGGCCGCGGTCCAGGATGGCGATGCGGTCGGACAGGGTCAGCGCCTCCTCCTGGTCGTGGGTGACGAAGATGGTGGTCAGTCCGCTCTCGCGCTGGATGCGCTTCAGCTCGACCTGCATCTCCTGCCGCAGCCGCCGGTCCAGCGCCGACAGCGGCTCGTCCAGCAGCAGCACGGTCGGCTTGGTGACGATGGCGCGGGCCAGCGCCACGCGCTGCTGCTGCCCGCCCGACAGCTGCTTCGGGCTGCGGTTCTCGAAGCCGGACAGGCGCACCATCTCCAGCGCCTCGCGCGCCTCCTTCGCGGCGGAGGGGCCGCGCACGCCGCGCCGGTTCAGCCCGAACATCACGTTCTGCAGCACGGTCATGTGCGGGAACAGGGCGTAGGACTGGAACACCATTCCGATGCGGCGCTTCCACACCGGAACGCGCGTTACCTCCTCCGCGCCGATGCGCAACTCGCCCTCGTCCGGCACCACGAAGCCGGCGACGATGCGCAAGAGGGTGGTCTTGCCGGAGCCGGAGGGGCCGAGCAGGCTGGTGAAGCGCCCGGCCTCGAAGCTGGCGCTGATCCGGTCCAGGACGGTGGCGGGCCCGTAGCGCTTGCTGACGGCGGAAACCTCAACGCCGCTCACGGGCGCCTCCCATGTTCGACAAGAGGGCGAAGGCCAAAACCAGGACCATCGAGGCGCCCAAGAGGATGGTGGAGATGGCGTTGATCTCCGGCGTGAAGCCCTTGCGGATGGCGGAATAGATCTCCACCGGCAGGGTGGTGACGCCGGGCGTGGCCAGGAAGTAGGAGACCACGAACTGATCCAGCGACACGGCGAAGGCGAACAGCGCCGCGGCGATGATGCTGGGCAGCAGGAGCGGCAGGGTGACGGTGAAGAAGGCGTGCAACGGGGTGGACCCCAGGCTCATCGCCGCCTCCTCCAGATCGGCGCGCTGCGACTGCAGCCCGGTGCCGACCACCAGCACGACATAGGGGATGGCCAGCGCCACATGGCCGATGGTCATGGCGAACAGGCCGCGGCCGATGCCGGTGGAGAAGAAGAACACCAGCATGGCGGTGCCGGTGATCAGCCAGGGGATGGCGATCGGCGGCAGCAGCAGCAGTTGCAGCAGCGACCGGCCGCGGAACCTGCGGCGCGACAGGGCCAGCGCCGCCGGGGTGCCGATCGCGGTGGCCAGCACGGCGGTGACGACGGCCAGGATCAGGCTGTTGCCGCTGGCCGACAGCAGCCGCTCGTTGTCCGGCAGCCTGGCGAACCAATCGAGCGAGAACTCGAAGGGCAGCTGGTACAGCGGCGAGGCGTTGAATGCCATCACCACCATCACCGCGATCGGCAGGTACAGGAAGGCGATGACGGTCCAGAGATGGGCGAGGCCGAGACGCTTCATGGGCGGGCCCCCCCGGTCGCGGCACCGCCATCCCTCGCCGTCATTGCGAGGAGGCGAAGCCGACGAAGCAATCCAGGGGCCGCAGCGAGCCGCCCTGGATTGCTTCGCTGCGCTCGCAATGACGGTGCTGGGAACGTTGGGAGAGTGCTCATCACGGCCGCGCCCCCTGCTGCCGCTTCAGCACCGGCGAGGCCAGGGCGAAGATCGCCAGCACGATCGCCAGCATGGTGAAGGACAAAGCGGCGCCCAGCGGCCAGTTGAAGGCCTGGGTGAACTGGTCCTCGATCACCGTACCCATGGTGACGCCGACCCGGCCGCCGAGGATCCGCGGCTCCATGAAGCTGCCGATCACCGGCACGAAGATCAGGACCGAACCGGAGATCAGCCCCGGCATGGCCAGCGGCAGGATGATCTTCGAGAACAGCACCGGCGCCCGGGCGCCCAGGCTGCGCGCGGCCTCCAGGATCTGGTCGTCGATCGCGACCAGCGACAGGTAGCAGGTCAGGATCATGTAGGGCAGATAGGCGTGCACCAGCCCGACGATGATGGCCGGGTAGGAGTAGAGCAGCCCCAGCGGCGCCGCATCCGGGAACACCCAGTGGTAGAGCCCGTCGATGATGCCGCCGTCGCGCAGCACCATGGTCCAGGAGAAGACGCGGACCAGCCCGTTGGTCCAGAACGGCAGGATGATCAAGAGGAACAGCACCTGCCGGGTGCGGCCGAAGGTGGAGCGCGCCAGGGCCAGCGCCGCCGGCAGGCCGATCGCGGCGCAGATCAGCGTGGTCCAGATCCCGATCGACAGCGAGGTCCAGGCGACGTCGCGCAGATAGGGCCGCTTGAGGAAGGCGAGGTAGTTGTCGAGCGTCCAGACGATCGCCCGGCCGCCGAAGGGCGCCACCTTGAGGAAGGAGAAGCCGAGCATCATCAGCAGCGGCAGGAAGATCGCCAGGGTCAGCCAGCCATAGGCCGGCAGCAGCAGCCCCGCCGTGGCCAGCCAGCCGCGCTTCTCGGCCGGGGCCGCAGGGGCGGCAGGCGCACTGGTCGCCGCCAGCTCGGTCATCGGATGCCGCCTCCGGTCACGATCACGTCCAACTCTCGCATCCTATCGGGCAAAGCAACGCCTCTGCCCCTTTACTCTCCCCCTCCCCCTCCCCTTGCGGGAGGGGAAGGAGGGGCTCTCCGCCGGAGCCGACGACCCAGGACTGGTCCCGGCCTCGACATACCCCTCCCCCTACCCCCTCCCGCAAGGGGAGGGGGAGAGTAAAGGGGCAGGCCGCATCGACCTCGGGTTATCCAGCGTAGAACGCCTTCGTCTCCTGCCACAGATCCGAGAACGCCGTACGCTGGTCGTCGCTCAGCGGCGACATGAACTGCAGCTGGGACAGGTACTCGGCCTTGTGGATCTGCTTGTTCAGGTCGTCGGCCGGCAGCGCCGCCATGGCCTTGGCGTTGGCCGAGGCCGGGGCGCCGATATTGGTGGCCCAGTAATCGTAGAAGCCGGGGTCGATCATGTAGTTGATGAAGGCCAGGGCCGACTCCTTGCGGGTGCTGGTGGCCGGCACCGACAGCCCGTCGATCCAGCCGATGCCGCCTTCCTTCGGCACCACAAAGTCGACCGCCAGCTTGAAGTTGCGCTGCGACCGCACGGCCGCGCCTGACCAGTAGATCGAGACGTCGAACTCGCCGGCGGCGAAGGCCTTGTTCCACTGGTCCTCGCTGGACCACAGCAGCTTCACGCCCGGCTTCAGCTCCTTCAGCTTGGCGGCGACGGCGTCCATGTCTTTGGGCGCGTTGATGTCCTGCCCGGTCAAGAGCGCGCCGATGCCGATCGCGGTGACGGCGTCGTCGAACAGGGCGACGCGGCCGGCATAGGCCGGGTCGGCCAGCACCGACAGGCTGTCGGCCTTGACCTTGTCGCGGCGCAGGCCCAGCGCGTTGATGCCCCACAGCCAGGACACGCCATAGGCCTTGCCGTCCTTGTGGAAGTTCGCGTGGTCGCGCAGCGCCGGCGCCAGGTCGGCGGCGTTCGGCACCTTGGCCAGGTCGATCGGCTCCAGCAGCTCCTCGGCCTGGGCCTGCAGGGTGCGGGCGCTGTTGATCAGCACCACGTCGTAGGTGCCGGGGTTGGTGCGCAGCTTGGTCAGCATCTCTTCTTCGGAGTTGAAGTAGTCGTGCCTGACCTCGATGCCGGTCTTCTCGGCGAAGGCCTTCAGGGCCCAGGCCTCGTCGGTGCCATAGCCCTGCCAGTTCAGGACATAGATGGTCTCGGCCGCCCGCGCCCGGCGCAGCGGCATTGCCCCGGCCAGCGCCCCGGCCCCGAGCAGGGCGCCGAACCGGCGCCGATTGAGTGTGACGGACATGAAACGCTCCCCGGCGGTTATTGTTTGTACACAAACGATGCTAGCGCGGGGTGGCTGGGGTTGTCAAATTACCTTCGAGGGGGCTGGCCGGTCTTCTGGTAGGCGAAAATCTGACGCTTTGACGACTAGAGATCACGGAACGGAGCGACGCTAGTTTGAACTTTCGTGTCATTAAAGCCGAAGCGACGGAGGGCGGAGGCTACCGACGCTTGATTCAATTTTGGGTATGGTGACGGCCCCACGATCACACGTGTTGGAGCGGCGCTCACCGCACCATCGTTGGTCGACACGTTCATAAACCTAACTATCGCATGCGGAATCAAGGTTGATCCACTGGAATGGAATGTGAGGTCGTTAACCGATTTTTTATCAGCCAATGGATCTGAGACCAGGCGCCATTCTGCCTCAGACCGGAACGCGGGATGCTTAAAAATAGCAGCCATATATTGAAATTCGATCAAAGTTAGGCTGATGACATTGGACAAATACTCATCTCTTTCGGAGATTTTCCTCGGCACTTTTCCGATCAACTCTATTTTTGACTCAATAAGGTTGTGAAGCATTTTCTCCTTGACGTCATCGTCATAGATACACTTTACGAGTCTAAACCCTTGCGCGTTGGCGATATCGCGTAGTGTTCGTGCAGAAAATCCGATCGCGACGCCGGCCGGGCGCGCATAAGCACGCCATTGCGATAGGTCATCTGAGTGTTCAGAAAAAGAAATAACAAAAGTATTAACCGCAAGTGTTTCAGAATTCTGAAGTTCTCTCATGAGCTGGAACAGATACGACCTGCATCTGTTTCCATGTAGAGTAGGGCTGACGCCTTTGGGGGGTATAAACGTTCCAGCCATTCGCGCGTATGCCATATCCCGACATAGCTCTGCGGAGCCATGATATTCTGTTTGGTCATTTAGAAAGCGAATGTCAGTCGACCAAATTTGCTCCGATCTAATGATATCCAATAGGTTTGCGAAACGTGTATAATGGTACAGATGAGGAGAGGCCGGTTTTTCGGGTGAAGGCTTTGACATTTCGGGGCGGACTTAAACAGGGAGGCCGTAGTGTACCTTGTTTGTGGCCCTAGGGAACAGAGCAACGATCCTGCAGCGCAAAGATGCGAGCGCGGAGCGGCAACGATCGGCTCGTGAAACACGGACGCCGGGTCCCAGCGACAGCCCTCTTCGAGGCGGCTATTCCGTTCGCGATGCACATCTACAGCTTGAATGAGAAGGCACTCTCGTTTGTGCAAAAACATATGTCTGTGAAGCGTCACTCTACCTTGCTTGAGAGGCTGGCAGCGGCTCGTGGTCACGAAATTGTCTCGTCATCGAGCCCTCTTGCCAGCAAGAGCTAGCACCTGGTTCAGAGGCGGGCTGATTCGGATTCCTAGGCACTTCGTTGTCAGCAACTTTTGCTTCCAAGTATTAACCTGCCACCCCCTCCCCCAGCAGCCCCTTCAAATAGGCGATATCTCCTCTCAGGAACGGCAGCACCTCGTCGCCCATGCGCTGGCCCTGGCCGCTCGGGTGGCTGTATTCGGCCGGCAGGCAGTAAGCCCCGCTGTAGCCCGCCTTCCGCAGGGCCTGCACGAAGCCGCGCCAGGAATAGGCGGCGTGCCGGTGCGTGGTCCAGTGCACCTTGTAGACCGCGTCCTCCTCCGGCGGCGTCAGCCGGCGCTGATAGGCGCTCTTGAAGTTCGCCAGGCGCAGCCGGCCGGACAGGATGTCGACCGCCAGCTCCACCGGCTCGCCCGCCACGCCGCAATGCGCCATGTCCAGCACGGCGCAGACATGCTTCGGGTCGTAGCGCTCGATCAGGTACAGCACCCCCGCGGCGCTGCCGATCTGGGCGCCGGAATGGTTCTGGATGCCGATGGCCACGCCGTGCCGCTCCAGCGCCGGCAGCAGCGCATCGAACCGGCGGCGCCAGCCGTCGACCGTGGCGCGGAATCCCGACGCCGGGTCGACCGCGACGCAGATGCGGATCAGCGGCACCCCGGCCTCGCCGCAGGCGGCGACAGTGGCCTCGTCGACCGGGCCGGCGATGCTGCGGATCGCGAGGCCGCGCGACGCCAGGGTGCGGGCGGCGGCGGGCAGGCCGCTTGCCGCGGTCTCCGGCGTCACCTGGTAGCCGGGGCGCACCGGCAGCTCCACCCCCTGGAGGCCGAGTCCGGCCACCGTGTCGGCCAGCTGCGGCAGCGGGCCCGTCCAGGGCTTGGTGAACACGGTCAGGATCGGCTCGGGCACTGGTTCCTCCAGGGGCGGGCCGGCAGGGTCAGGCCGCCGGCAGGGGCGGGTATCGGGGGATGTCGAGGCCGCCCGCCCGGGCCGTGGCCACCAGGCTGCGCCAGACCCCGTCGCTCAGCGGCACGCCGCCGGCGATGCGCCCGGCCCGGCGGCGCGCCTCGGGCCCGCCGGGCAGCAGCACCCCGCCGCCGGGCTCGGCCGGGCGGCAGGCCTTGAAATGGTCGATGTAGCGCGTGGTCTCGGCCGCCAGGTCTTCGGCCGAGCCGAACTGCCCGGGCGCCATGTAGATCGACAGCATGCCGTTGCAGAAGCGGCGCGGCCCCGGCCCGGCGCAGCCCGATCCGGTCAGGGCGCCGGCCACCAGCTCGCAGATCAGGGCCAAGCCCGACCCCTTGTGCTCGCCGAAGGCGCGGATGGCGCCGAGCCCGTTCTGGGCGCTGCGCACGGCGCTGCCGGGCACGGGCGGGCCGTAGAGGGTGTCGGGGTCGCGGCTCAGCCGGCCGTCGGGCTCGATCAGCGCGCCCTCGGGCAGGGGCTTGCCGCCATTGGCCGCCACCAGCACCTTGCCCTCGGCCACCAGCGAGGTGGCGAAGTCCAGGATCACCGGCGCCCGGCCGGGCACCAGGAAGCCGGCGGCGAAGGGGGCGGTGGAGAAGCGCCGCTCGACCCCGCCGAAGGGCGCCACCAGCTCGCTGCCGGCGACGTTGACGAAGTGCAGCGAGCAAAGGCCGGACTCGGCCGCCATCTCCGCCCATTCGCCGATGCGGCCGAGATGGCCGGCATGGCGCAGCCCGACCACGGCGACGCCGCCCGCCAGCGCCTTGTCGATGCCGAGGCGCACCGCCTGGGGCCCGACCGTCTGGCCGAAGCCGTAGCCGCCGTCGACCAGGGCGAAGGCTGGGGTGTCGGTGACGATTTCGGCGGTCACGTCGCGCCGCACCTCGCCCTGGGCCAGCATGGCGACGTAGCGCGGCACGCGGATGACGCCGTGGCTGTCATGGCCGGTCAAATTGGCGGCGACGAGATAGCGGGCGATGCGCCCGCTCTCGGCGGCG from Inquilinus sp. Marseille-Q2685 includes these protein-coding regions:
- a CDS encoding ABC transporter ATP-binding protein, producing the protein MSGVEVSAVSKRYGPATVLDRISASFEAGRFTSLLGPSGSGKTTLLRIVAGFVVPDEGELRIGAEEVTRVPVWKRRIGMVFQSYALFPHMTVLQNVMFGLNRRGVRGPSAAKEAREALEMVRLSGFENRSPKQLSGGQQQRVALARAIVTKPTVLLLDEPLSALDRRLRQEMQVELKRIQRESGLTTIFVTHDQEEALTLSDRIAILDRGRIVQDGAPGEIYERPRTRFAAGFLGDANFLEGTVTAGSVEVQGGTIRVAGQLPAAGSKVTLAVRPEKMQILAPNTTFENAIPATLREVIYAGAVSTYLLAGPDGRELKVFAQNRSQDAAAPAPGSAVTLGWSAAHTIALED
- a CDS encoding ABC transporter permease, coding for MKRLGLAHLWTVIAFLYLPIAVMVVMAFNASPLYQLPFEFSLDWFARLPDNERLLSASGNSLILAVVTAVLATAIGTPAALALSRRRFRGRSLLQLLLLPPIAIPWLITGTAMLVFFFSTGIGRGLFAMTIGHVALAIPYVVLVVGTGLQSQRADLEEAAMSLGSTPLHAFFTVTLPLLLPSIIAAALFAFAVSLDQFVVSYFLATPGVTTLPVEIYSAIRKGFTPEINAISTILLGASMVLVLAFALLSNMGGARERR
- a CDS encoding ABC transporter permease; amino-acid sequence: MTELAATSAPAAPAAPAEKRGWLATAGLLLPAYGWLTLAIFLPLLMMLGFSFLKVAPFGGRAIVWTLDNYLAFLKRPYLRDVAWTSLSIGIWTTLICAAIGLPAALALARSTFGRTRQVLFLLIILPFWTNGLVRVFSWTMVLRDGGIIDGLYHWVFPDAAPLGLLYSYPAIIVGLVHAYLPYMILTCYLSLVAIDDQILEAARSLGARAPVLFSKIILPLAMPGLISGSVLIFVPVIGSFMEPRILGGRVGVTMGTVIEDQFTQAFNWPLGAALSFTMLAIVLAIFALASPVLKRQQGARP
- a CDS encoding PotD/PotF family extracellular solute-binding protein; translation: MSVTLNRRRFGALLGAGALAGAMPLRRARAAETIYVLNWQGYGTDEAWALKAFAEKTGIEVRHDYFNSEEEMLTKLRTNPGTYDVVLINSARTLQAQAEELLEPIDLAKVPNAADLAPALRDHANFHKDGKAYGVSWLWGINALGLRRDKVKADSLSVLADPAYAGRVALFDDAVTAIGIGALLTGQDINAPKDMDAVAAKLKELKPGVKLLWSSEDQWNKAFAAGEFDVSIYWSGAAVRSQRNFKLAVDFVVPKEGGIGWIDGLSVPATSTRKESALAFINYMIDPGFYDYWATNIGAPASANAKAMAALPADDLNKQIHKAEYLSQLQFMSPLSDDQRTAFSDLWQETKAFYAG
- a CDS encoding DUF2971 domain-containing protein, producing MRELQNSETLAVNTFVISFSEHSDDLSQWRAYARPAGVAIGFSARTLRDIANAQGFRLVKCIYDDDVKEKMLHNLIESKIELIGKVPRKISERDEYLSNVISLTLIEFQYMAAIFKHPAFRSEAEWRLVSDPLADKKSVNDLTFHSSGSTLIPHAIVRFMNVSTNDGAVSAAPTRVIVGPSPYPKLNQASVASALRRFGFNDTKVQTSVAPFRDL
- a CDS encoding sugar phosphate isomerase/epimerase → MPEPILTVFTKPWTGPLPQLADTVAGLGLQGVELPVRPGYQVTPETAASGLPAAARTLASRGLAIRSIAGPVDEATVAACGEAGVPLIRICVAVDPASGFRATVDGWRRRFDALLPALERHGVAIGIQNHSGAQIGSAAGVLYLIERYDPKHVCAVLDMAHCGVAGEPVELAVDILSGRLRLANFKSAYQRRLTPPEEDAVYKVHWTTHRHAAYSWRGFVQALRKAGYSGAYCLPAEYSHPSGQGQRMGDEVLPFLRGDIAYLKGLLGEGVAG
- a CDS encoding Ldh family oxidoreductase: MGPSMLIRHDTLTQLVGDIFAAQGCSAAESGRIARYLVAANLTGHDSHGVIRVPRYVAMLAQGEVRRDVTAEIVTDTPAFALVDGGYGFGQTVGPQAVRLGIDKALAGGVAVVGLRHAGHLGRIGEWAEMAAESGLCSLHFVNVAGSELVAPFGGVERRFSTAPFAAGFLVPGRAPVILDFATSLVAEGKVLVAANGGKPLPEGALIEPDGRLSRDPDTLYGPPVPGSAVRSAQNGLGAIRAFGEHKGSGLALICELVAGALTGSGCAGPGPRRFCNGMLSIYMAPGQFGSAEDLAAETTRYIDHFKACRPAEPGGGVLLPGGPEARRRAGRIAGGVPLSDGVWRSLVATARAGGLDIPRYPPLPAA